The nucleotide window TTGCGCGTGACCTGGCCGATGCGCGCCGGGTCGCCGTGGATCCATGCGCCGTCCGGCTGCGGGGCGAGCGAAAGGCTCACGTGCCGCGCCTGGGCGAGCGGCATGAAGGCCTCCACCTCCTCCTCGACCAGCTCCAGGAGCGAGAAGCGCAGCGAGGAGCCTCCCCCCCCGGCGTCGATCCGGCCCAGCGCGAGCAGATCGGCGAGCAGGGCGTTCATCTTGCGCGCGGTCGCGACGATAAGCTCCAGCTTGTCCCGGGCGGCCGCGCCCAGCTCGGGCAGGGTCAGCCCGAGCTGGGCGTGCGCCAGGATCACGGCGAGGGGCGTTCGCAGCTCGTGCGAGGCGTCCCGGGTGAACTGCCGCTCGCGCTCCAGGGCTTCCTCGAGCGGCTTGGCGGCGATGCCGATCAGCCACCTCCCCCCCAGCCATGCGATCGAGAGCCCCAGGGGCACCATGAGCGCCAGGGCGATCCCGAGGGCCCTCAGGGCGTGGTCGGTCTCGGTGAGGGACTGGCCGATCCGCAGGTAGCCGTGGAGCACCCCGTGGTGCTCGAGGGGGACGACCAGCATCCGCATGGCGGGGCGATCGGCGCGGGCCGGGTAGGTCGATATCCCCGGCCTCAGGGGGGGCTCGGGGGTAAGGGGGGTGCCTCGGATGAGGCGGGCGTGCCCCCTCGGATCCAGCAGGGCCAGGTGCTCCTCGTGCTCCAGCCCGATCTCGTCGAGCTCGTGGCGCTGCTCCTCCAGGTCGCCGCCGGCGCGCGCGAGCTTGCCTGCGACGTCGGCGATCGCATGCCGGTTGACGTCGTCGAAGCCGCGCAGCAGCACCGCGCGGGTCGCCCCGTAAACCCCCAGCCCGTACCCCACCAGGATCAGGGCGAGCACGCTCAGGTAATAGGCGCTCAGGCGGCGCCTGAGGGCGCGGATCATGGGGGGGCGAGGCGGTAGCCGATGCCGTGGACCGTCTGGATGAGGCGCGGCTCCGACTGGTCGCCGATGGCCCGGCGCAGGCCCTTGACGTGGGCCCGGATCACCTCGGGGTTCGGCTCGGCGTCGAGCTCCCACAGGTGGGAGACGATCCGGTCGTGGGTGAGGGTGCGCCCCGCGCTGCGCATCAGGGCCTCGAGCAGGGCGCGCTCCTTGCGCCCCAGCTTGATGCTCTGCCCCGCGCGCCAGACCTCGCCCGTGGCGGGGTCCAGCGAGAGGTCGCCCACGACGAGCACGGCCTCCTTCTGGGTCGAGTTGCGCCTCAAGAGCGCCCGGACCCGCGCCATCAGCTCCGGCAGCTCGAAGGGCTTCACCAGGTAGTCGTCGGCCCCCGCGTCGAGCCCCTGCACCTTGTCCTGCAGGGTGTCGCGGGCGGTCAGCATCAGGATGGGGGTCTCGACTCCCTCTCGCCTGGCCTCGCGGCAGACCTCGAGGCCGGATCGCAGCGGCAGCATCACGTCGAGCACCGCCAGGTCGAAGGGGACGGCGCGCAGCAGGTCGAGCCCCTCCACGCCGTCGTGGGCCACGTCCACGGCGTGACCCTGGGCGCTGAGGGCCTCGTGCAGGGCGTTCGCGAGGGGAGGTTCGTCTTCGATCACCAGGATGCGCATGCCCCCAGCATATCAGAAGAGACGGCCTGGGAGCGGCGCGCCGCTCCCAGGCCGTGCCGCACGAGGGCGGTTACTCCTCGGTCATGAGGGCCATGTGGGCCTTCTTGATCTCCGCGAGCCGGTCGACGAGGATCTTGCGCTGGTCCTGGCTCAGGCTGCCGAGCCACTGGATCGAGGTGTCCACGTCGTCGTGGCCGATGCTGCGCTTGAGGCTGTCGGCCAGCGCGAGCTGGTTGCCGTCCACGATGAACTGGATGAAGGCCTTGCGCTTGGCCTCGCGCTTGACGTCGTGCTGGGCTTCCATGCGGGCCTGCAAGGCCGTGAGCGTCTCCTGCTGGCTGGTGCTCAGGTTGAGGGCGTTGATCGTGTTGGTGCGGAAGGTGGAGAGGGCCTGGGCCGCCATGGCGCCGGTCTGCTCGCCGCTCACCAGCGACACCAGCTTGTCACGCTGCTCGTCGGTCAGCACGTCGCGCATCTCGCCGGCCAGCGCCACCATGGCGTCGACCCTCGCCTTGTGGTCGGCGTCGATGGACGCGATGAAGGCCTTGAGGGCGTCGGCGTCGACGATCTGGGCGTTCAGGAGGGCCTGCATGTTCTGCCACTTGGCCTTCATCTCTTCCCGGTTGAAGAGGGCCCTGACCTTGGAGCGGATCAGCTTGAGCTCGGTCTTCTGGGCGTCGTCGAGGTTGAGCTGGCTCATGATCTGGGCGTGGGTGCTCTGGCCCGACAAAACCTGGGCGTTGCTGCTGGCGGCCGCGTCGAGGACGAAGAAGCTGGGCGTCGTTGCCACCTGGCTCGTGGCCGGGGGCGCCTGGATCGGGCCGGGGGTGACGCGGCCGCAGCCGCTCAGGTGGATCGAGACGGC belongs to Pantanalinema sp. and includes:
- a CDS encoding HAMP domain-containing sensor histidine kinase, translated to MIRALRRRLSAYYLSVLALILVGYGLGVYGATRAVLLRGFDDVNRHAIADVAGKLARAGGDLEEQRHELDEIGLEHEEHLALLDPRGHARLIRGTPLTPEPPLRPGISTYPARADRPAMRMLVVPLEHHGVLHGYLRIGQSLTETDHALRALGIALALMVPLGLSIAWLGGRWLIGIAAKPLEEALERERQFTRDASHELRTPLAVILAHAQLGLTLPELGAAARDKLELIVATARKMNALLADLLALGRIDAGGGGSSLRFSLLELVEEEVEAFMPLAQARHVSLSLAPQPDGAWIHGDPARIGQVTRNLLDNAIRYTPPGGSVKANLRLEHGAVCLDVTNTGSAISSEQRKLVFERFHRLEAGRAANPDGSGLGLSIARAIARAHGGELSLLESTERATTFRLRLPRRQGHPPDQGGRP
- a CDS encoding response regulator transcription factor codes for the protein MRILVIEDEPPLANALHEALSAQGHAVDVAHDGVEGLDLLRAVPFDLAVLDVMLPLRSGLEVCREARREGVETPILMLTARDTLQDKVQGLDAGADDYLVKPFELPELMARVRALLRRNSTQKEAVLVVGDLSLDPATGEVWRAGQSIKLGRKERALLEALMRSAGRTLTHDRIVSHLWELDAEPNPEVIRAHVKGLRRAIGDQSEPRLIQTVHGIGYRLAPP
- a CDS encoding Spy/CpxP family protein refolding chaperone produces the protein MKRVTTTMVMAAMAVSIHLSGCGRVTPGPIQAPPATSQVATTPSFFVLDAAASSNAQVLSGQSTHAQIMSQLNLDDAQKTELKLIRSKVRALFNREEMKAKWQNMQALLNAQIVDADALKAFIASIDADHKARVDAMVALAGEMRDVLTDEQRDKLVSLVSGEQTGAMAAQALSTFRTNTINALNLSTSQQETLTALQARMEAQHDVKREAKRKAFIQFIVDGNQLALADSLKRSIGHDDVDTSIQWLGSLSQDQRKILVDRLAEIKKAHMALMTEE